A single region of the Vicia villosa cultivar HV-30 ecotype Madison, WI linkage group LG4, Vvil1.0, whole genome shotgun sequence genome encodes:
- the LOC131597329 gene encoding uncharacterized protein LOC131597329: protein MQVHESVKDGATQSFISLKSATMMGLKLSSMSGSMVIDTLTNGFVTTALVCLSFPLTIYGKSFVMELVCLPLLQIDVILGMNCLEFNYVHINFYSKTVRFLECGDGRELLYLSAKQVEGLLEDEAQMIAMFSALHVDHEIFSVELPVLCEFP, encoded by the coding sequence ATGCAAGTGCATGAGTCTGTGAAAGATGGTGCTACTCAATCATTTATTTCACTTAAATCTGCTACTATGATGGGTTTGAAATTGTCTTCTATGAGTGGGAGTATGGTGATCGATACTCTGACTAATGGTTTTGTGACTACTGCGCTAGTCTGTTTGAGTTTCCCTTTGACCATTTATGGTAAGAGTTTTGTGATGGAATTGGTGTGTTTACCATTGCTCCAAATTGATGTTATTCTTGGAATGAACTGTTTAGAGTTCAACTATGTTCATATCAATTTCTACAGTAAGACTGTGAGGTTCCTAGAGTGTGGTGATGGTAGAGAGCTGCTGTATTTATCTGCTAAGCAAGTAGAAGGACTTTTAGAGGATGAAGCTCAGATGATTGCAATGTTTTCAGCATTGCACGTTGATCATGAAATTTTTAGTGTTGAGTTACCTGTTCTTTGCGAATTCCCTTAG